The following proteins are co-located in the Trichormus variabilis 0441 genome:
- a CDS encoding dihydroorotase has translation MSSPQSLLIRGARILLPNGEFLLGDVLIRDRHIIEVGTEIVNTTPATEIDAKGLTLLPGVIDPQVHFREPGLEHKEDLFTASCACAKGGVTSFLEMPNTRPLTTSQQALDDKLQRAASKCLVNYGFFIGATGENTPELLAANPTPGIKIFMGSMHGQLLVDQDAVLESIFAQGQRLIAVHAEDQARINQRRQEFAGIQDPAIHSQIQDNQAALLATQLALKLSKKYQRRLHILHMSTADEAELLRQDKPIWVTAEVTPQHLVLNTGDYERIGTLAQMNPPLRSPHDNEVLWQALRDGVIDFIATDHAPHTLEEKAQPYPNSPSGMPGVETSLAVMLTAAMEGKCTIAQVANWMSKAVAVAYGIPNKGAIAPGYDADLVLVDLNTYRPVLREELLTKCRWSPFEGWNLTGWADTTIVGGQIVYHKGKLNTEARGQALSFV, from the coding sequence ATGTCCTCTCCACAAAGTTTGCTAATTCGCGGCGCTCGCATCCTTTTACCGAATGGTGAATTTTTGCTGGGAGATGTGTTGATACGCGATCGCCATATCATTGAAGTAGGGACAGAAATAGTCAACACTACACCAGCTACAGAGATTGACGCGAAAGGTTTGACTTTGTTGCCAGGAGTCATAGACCCCCAGGTGCATTTCCGCGAACCGGGGCTAGAACATAAGGAAGATTTGTTTACAGCCAGCTGCGCCTGTGCCAAAGGTGGGGTGACTTCTTTTTTAGAAATGCCCAACACGCGCCCCCTGACAACTAGCCAGCAAGCGTTAGATGATAAGTTACAACGGGCTGCTAGTAAGTGTTTGGTAAATTATGGGTTTTTTATTGGGGCAACTGGGGAGAACACACCAGAATTATTAGCCGCCAACCCAACACCAGGCATTAAGATTTTCATGGGTTCAATGCACGGTCAGTTGTTAGTTGATCAAGATGCTGTACTGGAGTCGATATTTGCTCAAGGTCAACGCCTCATTGCTGTTCATGCCGAAGACCAAGCCAGAATTAACCAGCGCCGTCAAGAATTTGCGGGGATTCAAGACCCGGCAATTCACTCCCAAATTCAAGATAATCAAGCGGCACTGTTAGCAACACAGTTGGCATTAAAACTTTCTAAAAAATATCAGCGTCGGTTACATATTCTGCATATGTCCACAGCCGACGAAGCTGAATTACTACGCCAAGACAAGCCTATTTGGGTAACAGCAGAGGTCACACCACAACATTTAGTCTTGAATACTGGTGATTATGAGCGTATTGGTACATTAGCACAGATGAATCCGCCCTTGCGATCGCCCCACGATAACGAAGTTTTGTGGCAAGCGTTGCGGGATGGTGTGATTGATTTTATCGCCACAGACCACGCCCCCCACACCTTAGAAGAAAAAGCCCAACCCTATCCCAACAGTCCTTCTGGGATGCCTGGGGTAGAAACATCCTTGGCTGTGATGTTGACGGCGGCGATGGAGGGGAAATGTACCATTGCCCAAGTAGCCAACTGGATGTCCAAAGCTGTAGCTGTAGCTTATGGTATCCCCAATAAGGGAGCGATCGCTCCTGGTTACGATGCTGATTTAGTACTTGTTGATTTGAATACATACCGCCCCGTCCTCCGCGAAGAACTCTTAACTAAATGTCGCTGGAGTCCCTTTGAAGGCTGGAACCTCACGGGATGGGCCGACACAACCATAGTTGGTGGTCAGATTGTCTACCACAAAGGCAAGTTAAACACCGAAGCGCGCGGTCAAGCTTTAAGTTTCGTGTAG
- the lepB gene encoding signal peptidase I, protein MQNQVSDNNSSKQPDNSWIAELGRTVVLSIVLALGIRTFVAEARWIPSGSMEPTLHGTPNQWEADKIIVDKLKYRFSQPQRGDIVVFSPTEELQREQYQDAFIKRVIGLPGETVELRNGRVYINKKPLNEGTYLDSKQATVIDVCTSGQQPAFLTKPQTIPADSYLVLGDNRNSSYDSRCWGVVPRQNIIGRAVLRFWPLNNVGEIDKSPLYSPK, encoded by the coding sequence ATGCAAAATCAAGTGTCTGACAACAATTCTAGTAAACAACCTGATAATTCTTGGATCGCAGAGCTAGGTAGAACAGTTGTATTAAGTATTGTTCTCGCCTTGGGCATTCGTACCTTTGTGGCTGAAGCACGCTGGATTCCTTCTGGCTCGATGGAACCCACTCTCCACGGAACCCCCAACCAGTGGGAAGCCGACAAAATTATTGTTGATAAGTTGAAGTATAGATTTTCTCAACCACAGAGGGGAGACATTGTAGTTTTTTCCCCTACAGAAGAGTTACAAAGGGAGCAATACCAAGATGCCTTTATCAAACGGGTGATTGGCTTACCTGGGGAAACCGTAGAACTCAGAAACGGCAGAGTATATATCAATAAAAAACCCCTGAATGAAGGGACATATCTCGACTCCAAACAAGCCACAGTCATTGATGTCTGTACATCAGGTCAGCAACCAGCTTTCTTAACGAAACCCCAGACTATACCTGCTGACTCCTATTTAGTACTAGGAGATAATCGTAATAGTAGCTATGACAGTCGTTGTTGGGGTGTTGTCCCGCGTCAAAATATTATTGGTCGTGCAGTTCTTCGTTTTTGGCCGCTCAACAATGTGGGAGAAATCGATAAATCGCCTCTATACTCTCCAAAGTAA
- a CDS encoding MOSC domain-containing protein: MPYLAKILIYPIKSLDGVEIQQGRIINGGALEHDREFAIFDEHSRVVNGKRNPSIHQLRSYFRISHREISLQFPGKDSEYVFHLDEERQTLAAILSDFFGFAVTLAQNSQGGFPDDLQSPGPTVISTATLAEVASWFPGVTIDEMRRRMRANLEIDGVPAFWEDQLFSESGEVLSFQVGDVQFFGVNPCQRCVVPTRDSFSGVAYPSFQKIFVQKRQATLPEWSATSRFNHFYRLSVNTKLPSSEAGKFISVGEEIKIIYKN; this comes from the coding sequence ATGCCTTACCTAGCTAAAATCTTAATCTACCCAATTAAATCACTAGACGGGGTGGAAATCCAACAAGGACGAATAATCAACGGTGGTGCGCTAGAGCATGACCGTGAATTTGCTATATTTGACGAACATTCGAGAGTGGTGAATGGCAAACGAAATCCCTCTATTCATCAATTACGTTCCTATTTTCGCATCTCCCATCGAGAAATATCGCTTCAATTTCCTGGAAAAGATTCAGAATATGTCTTTCATCTAGACGAAGAAAGACAAACACTAGCAGCTATCTTGAGTGATTTTTTTGGCTTTGCCGTTACCCTAGCGCAAAACTCCCAAGGAGGATTCCCTGATGATTTACAATCACCAGGGCCAACAGTAATTAGTACCGCAACCTTGGCAGAAGTAGCTTCTTGGTTTCCTGGTGTAACTATCGATGAAATGCGCCGTCGAATGCGTGCTAATCTGGAAATTGATGGCGTTCCGGCATTTTGGGAAGATCAATTATTTAGCGAATCAGGTGAAGTTCTTTCTTTCCAAGTTGGAGACGTGCAATTTTTTGGTGTTAACCCTTGCCAGCGTTGTGTAGTTCCCACAAGAGACTCTTTTTCAGGTGTCGCTTATCCAAGTTTTCAAAAAATATTTGTTCAAAAGCGTCAAGCTACATTGCCGGAATGGTCTGCTACATCTCGTTTTAATCATTTTTATCGTTTAAGCGTAAATACAAAATTACCCAGTTCGGAAGCAGGGAAATTCATTAGTGTGGGCGAAGAAATTAAAATT